A window of Cryptomeria japonica chromosome 3, Sugi_1.0, whole genome shotgun sequence contains these coding sequences:
- the LOC131068481 gene encoding probable cinnamyl alcohol dehydrogenase 2: MGGVELEKCVTGWAARDSSAHLSPYKFTLRNPGPQDVMLRVIYCGICHSDLHQIRNDLGLSRYPMVPGHEVVGVVTEVGKEVEKFKIGEHVGVGCMVGSCKSCQACGEKMEQYCNKKIWIYNDVFPDGKPTQGGFSSTMVVDQMFVVHIPESLPLEQAAPLLCAGVTVYSPMKHFATTEPGQRCGILGLGV, encoded by the exons ATGGGCGGTGTGGAGCTTGAGAAATGTGTTACAGGGTGGGCAGCAAGAGACTCTTCTGCCCATTTGTCTCCTTACAAATTCACACTCAG GAACCCAGGACCCCAAGATGTGATGCTCAGAGTCATTTATTGTGGGATTTGTCACAGTGATTTGCATCAGATCAGAAATGACTTGGGACTATCTCGTTATCCCATGGTCCCTGG ACATGAAGTGGTAGGGGTTGTGACTGAAGTTGGCAAGGAAGTGGAGAAGTTCAAGATAGGAGAGCATGTGGGTGTGGGGTGTATGGTTGGATCATGCAAGAGCTGCCAAGCCTGTGGTGAAAAAATGGAACAGTATTGCAATAAGAAGATTTGGATCTACAATGATGTGTTCCCTGATGGCAAGCCTACACAGGGAGGATTTTCAAGTACCATGGTAGTTGATCAGAT GTTTGTTGTTCATATCCCTGAAAGTCTACCCCTTGAACAAGCTGCACCACTGTTATGTGCTGGAGTTACAGTCTACAGTCCAATGAAGCACTTTGCAACGACAGAGCCTGGCCAGAGATGCGGAATATTGGGGTTAGGGGTTTAA
- the LOC131855820 gene encoding probable cinnamyl alcohol dehydrogenase 7/8, whose product MQGAAESLDYILDTIPACHPMEPYLSLLKINGKLIILGVTMEPFTFSSNRLILGRKSISGSCIGSIEETQETLNFCAEKKVSCQIEIVGMDYLNEAMERLDKNDVRYRFVVDVGATNLDKE is encoded by the exons ATGCAG GGAGCAGCAGAGAGCCTGGATTACATACTAGACACCATTCCAGCATGCCACCCAATGGAACCATATCTTTCCCTGTTGAAGATCAATGGAAAATTGATTATCCTTGGGGTTACTATGGAGCCATTCACCTTTTCCTCTAACCGTTTAATCCTTG GAAGGAAGAGCATAAGTGGGAGTTGCATTGGCAGCATAGAGGAAACACAGGAAACTCTAAATTTCTGTGCAGAGAAGAAAGTTTCATGCCAGATTGAGATTGTGGGTATGGACTACTTGAACGAAGCAATGGAAAGACTAGATAAGAATGATGTTCGTTACAGATTTGTGGTTGATGTGGGTGCTACCAATCTAGATAAGGAATAA